The Brassica napus cultivar Da-Ae unplaced genomic scaffold, Da-Ae ScsIHWf_1616;HRSCAF=2230, whole genome shotgun sequence DNA window TCAACACAAAATCACAATGCAACGCACCACACAGATCCGCCAAACACTTTGTACCAGTCTAAAAAACAATCAATTAAGTTATAATCAGCTCAGAGCATTCAAAACAGAGAGCATAGACCACCACCGCATACCGTATTCAGAAGGTTATAGTGTCTAGTGGCGAAGTGCTGGTCAAGAAACTTCTCCTCGTTGAAACTCTTCCTGCAGTAACCGCATTTCCACTCGTATATATCCACGTGGACCTTGTGCTGTTCTTGGTCTCTGTAGAGGTCGTTGTCGGGATGGAGCCTGCACTTGTTTGGGATCTGGTATCTTTCCCTTTCAACAAACGGCGTCAAGTACTGTAAAGAAGAAACACTAAATCTTCACAAACGGCGTCAAATAAGATAGTAACAAGAGAAGAATCTCTAACTTACATCTTGTATAATCTGCCAAGCTGCTCTACTTCTATGTCGGGAACAGTGTATCTCTGGAGCATTACCTTCTCTAAGTTCCACGACAAGAGAGAATCAGTACAAAACAGAAGCTTAAGAGCTAAATCTAAAACTGGAACTAATCTACACAAAGGCTTATCACTACAACTAGTAAACAACAAATCTTcagtttatgttttgtttttgtttttgtctgtATAGAGACAAAGAGTTAAAATCAATGTATCTCTGTAGCATTACCTTCTTCCTTACCAGATCTAAGTTAGTTCCACGACAAGAaagaatcaaaaacaaaacagaagctTAAGAGCTTAAAGTTTAATCTAAAACTGGAAATAATCTACACAAAGGCTTATCACTACAGTTAGTCAACAACAAATCTTcagtttatgttttgtttttttttgtctgtatAGAGACAATGAGTTAGAATCTAAGTTCAACGACAAGGAAGAATCAATACAAAACAGAAGCTTAAGGCTTATCACTAAAACTAGTCAACATCAAAAGTTCCAGTTATGTTTTGTCTGTAGAGAGACAAGGAGTTGCCGGAGCTTTACCTGGTAGATTCAGATTCTCCCAACACCTACAGAGAGAAGATTCACTGGATTATAGATCAGAAAATTGCAAAATCAGATGAACGGTGGTGGAACACGTGAGCTTCGTTCGTTACAGTAcctgagagagaagaagaagaggaaagagtaagaggaggaggaggggaaTCACGGGACTTGACTCCTTTAGTCTTCCCATCGAAGAGAAGAGACGCAAGTGACGACGACGACGAAAGCTTCCTTACGAGAGATCTTCATTGCTATTTGTTGTTTCGGTATATAATTTTGTAGGCCCAATGGGCTTTTACTAATTCAAACGATGTTGggctgttttttttgttgttgtctctCTCAATTTTctacatgttttttgtttttttgttgtctctctcaattttctacatttttaaataacttggttcattaaaaaaaaaatattcttaagttttatttaaaatcataaatataccGTTTTAATAGAGTTGAAAAAGCGGTGTTTGCATCTGACTGCTCTCAACTAGTGAAGATGGTGTATACACCAACAGAATGGCCGACGTTCACTACAGTTTCTACGAGGTAAGGAATTTTTTCATCCCTTCACTATTCAGCATATTCCGAGAGCACAAAATACAATGGCGGACAAGCTGGTACGGGGTGCTAGAAATCAGCCTGCtgctatggtttatgttgattTGATTCTTCCAAAGTGGCTCTTAGATCAGGAATCTATTTAGTTTCGTTATAGCCTTTTGCcgtaaaaaaatagagttgAAAAAGCTACAAcccattttaaaataaaccatttTAGTTATTAACCTTTAAACTAGAACCAAAAAATTCATTATTTGtgtttaaaaatcaattttaatacTGTAAAAAATCAACCATTAAACATAATTAgcgaaattaaataattatctattaacagagctaaaatagttaaaatcaGAGTTTTTTCTTATCAAATCTGAAAGTGGAGAATTAGAATGGTTAATTTTCTTTAATGATTTTATCAATttgtacttttttaaaaaaatttaaaaaaatttcttttcagTTGGGGGAAATACGCGGGAAATGAGTTTGATTTGGTTAAAGCTGTTGTCAACGACCAACGACGTGTTTCCCTCTAAATGTTTttctcgtctctctctctctctctctctctcgcctaTATTACAACTtcattctcttctctctcctcccacctctctctttctctgtctCTACATCTTGATATTGAAAGAAACAATGGCTACGGTAAGAACAAACACACACACCTCATCTcttttgatcatcatcatcatcttcatctctctctgtTTGATTTGGTGCAGGAGAACAAAGGAAGGCCATTGCCGAAGTTTGGTGAATGGGACGTGAACAATCCTGCATCGGCAGAAGGATTCACTGTCATTTTCAGCAAAGCTAGCGACGAGAAGAAGACCAAGAAAGCATCTGGTGCAGTCCCTAATAGTCAGAGAAATCAAAACTCCGATCAAAACAACCACCATGATTCTcaaaattcaaaacctaagGTAGTTTTACTTTTCTTTCTCATCACATTCAACTTCTTAGTGTACGTTCGTTCCTGAATAGCACAGATTGCTAACCTGATCTTATGTTCTCTGAGCAGAAGAAATGGCTTTGCTTCCGTTGATTCCTGCCTTCTTCTGAAGAATCCGAGGATCATGAAGCTGAACAAGTTAGCAGAAGATACACACAACACAGCTTTCTTCTCCTCTGCTgatattatacatttttgtttcttaattttattttgccCACATTTTGGCCACAATGGATATAAAGATTTGTCTCCTGGCTCCTCCTAAGAACTTGTTTTTGATGGAAATATAATTGAGGACAACAGTCCTTTTCAGACATAATTAATGCTATTGTTTCCTATCAATGTAACAAGACTATATAAAATGGTTTCTCAATAGCCTTCCAATAGCTTTAAACTCCTCTACCCCATAACAAATTAACATTCAAGTTCACATATATGTTGTGAGCTTCGAAAAAGATTGATGACACCACCTGAAGAATCTGCAGTAAAAGGATGCTGGAAACAAGTGAGTGGAAACTACACCAGACAATAACAGCAGGTAACATGTGTCCTGAACATTCATTTAACAATGGTAAACCGGTTTTAAACCGTATTATTTAATGATCCGATTTACATTTACTGTCTGTTActgaaatctttttttctttttaatggtGGGAAaactaaatttcaaattttgagcAATTTGTATTGTAATAATTAGGGTTAATCCGCAAGAGGCGACGCATCTCTCTCGATTAGATCCGATTCACCTTCAAACCGAAGCTCCGATCAATGTCGAGAGAGAGGATCAAACGTGAGTTCATATGCTTTGAACTAGACCACTGCCTGGTCTGTTCACTTTGCTTCTTTTCTTGTTATTACATATCTATCTATTCATATAGGCTCTTCTTTAAGATCATCTTTTAGTTTTGTGATTGTGATTTCTTATCAGAACAATTAATCTTCAGGTGAGTTGTTGGGGGCAGAccttgctctttttttttttgttgacacACTAGTTAAAGCTAAGGCACCTTGCATTGATGAAACTCTTGGTTAGTCTTTTGTCCATGTATATTAGTCACAACACATCAATTTACTTACTGATGAGTTTGCGTCAGATCGTATCAGGTGTATCTTCAAGTTGTTTCCTAGGGTTCCTGTTCCACCTCATTTGGTAGATGTCAGTGACGATGAAGATGTCTAAAACCTTCAAGAATCTCTTGGGGAAGCTTAGATCACAGGCTGAAAACTTGACTTCCTTCTTGAGAGCTGACATAAAGTAAAACCCAAAACACTTAGTCTTGAGTTCTCTCTTTTGTGTTTAGAGTAATCTTCTGGAAACGTTAGTTACCTTCTCTTAGATCTTAGTCTTCTTTTTAGTCTTTTTGTTGTTACCTAAAGAACTATGATGGCCGATCCAGGTTGTAGAGGGATGCATTGCCTCTTTTCAATATGTTAAAGAGTGAAATTCAAGTCTTGCTTAGAGAGAGAACCGCTGCTTAACGAGGTACATATACAAGATTGGTCTCTATGTGTCTTGATTGTTGTCTACTGAGTAAATACTCTGTGATATTGTGAAGTTGCTGGACGAGATTGCTGAGAGATTTTACGGAGTGCAGCGTAGGAATCCTATGCAAGGAATGTTTGGAGATATCTTCAAGGTAAATATATAGATGATCTGCACTTATCTCATGTTTTTGAAGTTGCAATGCTTGAACCATTGAAATTCTCTCTTCTCTGTGTAGATGAGGGTTAAGGAAGGAGACAGAAGAGTCAAGAATACTCGTTTCTTCTTCCcccattttgattttttttctttttgtatttggCAATGGTCTAATAATGGATAGTTCTGGAGGATTCTCCAGGttatgtaatttgtttttttcttattttcaagtGGGTaagagttttgtttttcttctttaatatATCTTCATGATAACTGAAAAAGAAAAGCTTCATGATAACCTAAAAGCTATTAGGGTCACTCCGGCTAACCTAAACCGTAGcttttctaaacaaaaagaaaccaaaCCAATAATGGGTTCAAAGTCTTAACACAACAGCAAAGTTACCTTTGACAAGACCAAGTGATTTGACCTCTCATGGAGAAGCCAAGGACATAGACCTTGGATCATAGTCCTAACCCATCATAAAGCTCTTCTACATCAAATGCTATGCATCTTGGTACTATATGTGTACCTTTGCTATGTTGCACGTACGGATGAATCTCTTAGCGCAGAAAAATAAACATACTGGCTACTTGTTTATTCCAAAGCAAGTATTGTTGATCTGAACAATGAACTGCATATATTTCAATAATTGTCATTATATGTTTTGCTTTCAAATTGGCTGTGTAAAGACATCCAAGTGAGCATATTTAACTAAGAATGCTAGAAATTTTTAATCATcaattattttttggttattttttttcgGTTTCAGATCACTTCAAgtttaaacaataaattaatattttgatgtaAAAGCCACATACATACAAGTGGTCGAACTTCTTTgttgattttttgtttgttttaattcttatgctatgtaattttttgttagtATTTAGTACTATAGTTATGACTTATGATGAGCGCACTTAAAGACGTTAAGAACAACATGTTAATATTGatgatgtttatttatttatttttaacatgcATGATTGGCTTTGTTTATACGGTAGGAAAATAGATGAAAATGAGTCTATATCAAGAAGGGACTTAGGGTACTTCTTGTGTGAGACGGTGATGGTGTGTCGATCATTGCTCGCTCTCGAATTGTAACTATTGATTGATTGATGCGATCCGTGGATCAACGGCTATAACGATCTCTAATAATTATTTGACGCATCACAATAAGGCCTCGTCCAACAAATGCCAAGGTATTCATATGATTTAGTTTAattattcatataaatatattgtttttagtgAACCTATAATTGTGGATATATGTAAGCACAAACTAAAAAGGTCAAGCATGTTGTCGGTGGACATTCTCTCAAAAGAAAATAGCAAAGCTAAAACATAACAACTGCATTAAACTCTGATTCGTCGTTCTTCTCCAACATATAAAATGGATCAACAGAATAATATGATGTCTAAACATTGGGTTAGTTGAGTTAACATTATgctaatcccttatatattaaaggagaagcattgtaataaatgcattcacactataatagacacgtggcaTCCTCAgaatgatttgaaaataaatatgctaatgcgttcacactatattcataaatgtgttcacactatatattttgtatttttttaatataaaactcatatgcatggttccaataaaactttggatttttcggttcgaatcaaaacaaataacgaatcaaaagctaactatatatatattatttttattgtttaccgATAAAGTTGGGCAGaatatttataagttttgaTTCAATTCGTTATCCATTTtgaattgaaccaaaaaatatggatatccgtaactttacgaaacaaatcaattattaaaatacaattaaagaaaaacaaatcacaaataccaatatttttaggagcGATTATCAAATTCGATctattatatgcatatatatacatatatgtacagaattatatgtatatatatatatatgttatatatattatagtttatataagttttacaatatttttataaattaaatttattatattaggtattaaaatttaaaaagtaaataatattttatttttgtaataaaacgttattattaaattttcaattaatttttaaattttatttacagatcaaggatattctttaaaattctaaatcatttcggATATCATAATCACCGACTATCCAAATGGCTAAAGATTGAATCGACATGAATGTCTCCAAGTACTCGGATATTCGATCTGTGGCCACCTCTATTTACGAATACAGTtgatttttttacataaaaaaaattcactaatgtcaaggcttttttactttttaattaattttaattttatcttttatgtattatttagaacaaaaatgtcattaatattaattaacaatatctttatatatttgtcatttatttttatatacttttacatacacatatatgtgcaccttgatgtgaacactaagtatttaccactactgaagtatatttttttttctggaagttgaatttttttttcataacgcttctttcactaccgaccaaattataatgaaatgattagtcttaataattttctttttttttcttgaactattatccgtttacaAACTATAAttatgaaaccattggttcgacatgacgattatctaaaatttataacataaaaataaacaaataatattaatttttggtttttaccgaaaaaactaaaaaatcaaacattctaacagaataaaccaaaaaataatttaaaaccgaactaatatccagattaaacagatttaatgtgtttttattaaaaataacaaaactaataatcacatcccgcgcaaggcgcgggttattacctagtattTTAGTATTAGGTGTAGTTCTTCCGAGAGAGTTAAAATTGTTCTATGAGTCGAgcatataaatttgtttttatagagTAACTAATGAAATTTATGTTAATAATCTAGAGACAATGTGTGGAATATCTCCAATTAAGGTCCAAATTTGCTGAATGCCCATAATTATGGATAACCCAAAAAGGAGTAACTTTTTGACACTGTGCAGACGAAAATGCTCTTATGCTTTGTCGAAAACAAGTAACTCTAGATCTATCagctaaatatttacatagcaGGTAACAATCTACATATCAACTAATATATCCGTTAATAATTTCAGTATCATCTAACAATCTATGTATCAAACAAATGTATCgactaacaaatcatatatcagttaatgaaactattaacaattaattagttatcTATTAAATAGCTCTAAATCTATTTGTAACAGCTAACACTTCATGTATCGATTAAGAatccattaaaatctaaataatagcagttaagtaataaaatacctactaacgtatatattatataaaagttgatTGTGATTTTAAATTAGAAACATTAGAATTAGAGTGAGATAATAAGATTAGCATTATGGGTGTCAAATGaatcagaataaaaaaataaagatttgtgttgaattagaagatgatttgaagaatTTGTACGAGAGATAAAGAAATTAGAACACATAaaagggagaagagagagagatagagataatGGTATTATagtcactaaaaatattaaaaagaaacaaggtTATATGACAAATTACATGGGTTTCTGGGTGCATCTTCGCTAATTACTCAATAATCTATGTATATATAGGTCGGCATGGAATTTTCCATGTGGTGAACAATGACTATACACATTGGAACTATACACATTGGTCCAATGGAAATGTATGCAATTGGAGGAAGTGCTAATCTTACTATCAACTCTCAAGGCAACCGTTTTCTTGCTCCTGGTGGCTCTTTAAACAAAGATGTACTCCAATTTTAACATTTCTATTCAACTTTAAATACAATATCAATGTGatttgatttcattaaaaaagatattatgataaACTTATGTTAGGGGTGGGGGGAGTAGGTAAAAAAGGATGAGGATGCGCCTGAAAGCGAATAGAGTCACTGGATTGGAGATCCAAAGGAGATCTAATGTTTATGGTGCACACACTTTCTGGCGCAGGGCCAACGGAATCGTCAAGCTATTCTAAAGCCTCTACCCTAGCTGCTAGACCGTCCTCTCGCGTTGGTGATATAACTATAGCATTGGGTGCACTCAGCTGCAAAAAGGGTACCCATGCTGATCATAGCCCTACCAGtctgtatgtgtgtgtgtataatatataatatgatgaaaCCAGCACTTGAAAGCTAGTTATGTAATAATCTTGATGGAAAAGTGAGCCAATTTTATGTTTAGACGCATTATGTTTAGTTGCATGATATATCTTAAGAACAAGTTGTTTGTAGTACATCTTTCACATATATAACTGTTACACATTTCTCAATATATTATACATATCCAATTAAGCCATGGCCATTAAGGGAGTTATCAACAGTCTGAACCGACTTAGTTACGTATGTATGAAACAATATAACAGAATAATAGAAGATGGACCAAGCCTCATGGATAAAATGGATTCGGGGGGAACTGTTAATTAAATATAGCTCTTTGGTAACAAAAATACTGATCATAACAGTTTATGTTCCGTTAATAGGTTTTTAAGATGTATACATAAGCAATGTTAATCCCATTCCATCATCTCAATCAAATATTGAATTGAGAGGAAAAGAAAGTTGCATTTTGAAATGAGTACTATACTTTTTCAAACCGTAACAGTATTAGTCTCGATTATATCGAGTTCTGTAGTTCAAGCAGGAAATATTCCAGCGGTTATAGCATTTGGAGATTCAATACTCGATACCGGCAACAACAATGACCTTAGCACTTTAACTAAAGTCAATTTCTATCCGTATGGAAGAGATTTTGTAACTCGACAAGCCACTGGAAGATTTGGCAATGGAAGAATTCCTACAGATATGATCGGTATATAACATATCATtttcattataatattttttgaataactaGGAGATTCTAAACCCGTAAAACATGTACATCCCTATCGAACGAGGATCCATaccatattaaattaataatcacTAGGAGAACAGACTCACGCAACTGGACATCAATTTTTAGTTTGTTATTAAAAGTGAATTCAGAATTTAATTCTTTTTGGGGTGGAATAATATGCATGCAGCCGAAGGTTTGGGAGTAAAGAACATTGTACCAGCTTATCGTAGTTCAGATCTTCAACCCAATGATATCTTAACCGGTGTTAGTTTTGCTTCTGGTGGTTCTGGTTTAGATCCAATGACCGCACAAGTTCAGGTAACTTACACTTAAGGaaatgtaatttaaatttttatgtaacatataaaaattcatcatttaattaaaatacaaattaatcaCAGGGAGTTATATGGATACCAGACCAATTGAACGATTTCAAAGCTTACATAGCAAAGCTAAACAGCATCACTGGAGATGAAGAGAAGACGAGATCAATCATCTCTAATGCAGTTTATGTGATTTCCGCTGGAAATAACGATCTTGGCATCACATTTGTTTCCAATCCAGCAAGAAACACTCGATATACTGTCTTCTCCTACACCAACATGATGATTTCATGGACTCAATCATTCATGCAGGTacgttaatttttaaaactcaattccaaattttaaatatctcaacttatatttgatttaaatatacatataggAGTTATATAATTTGGGAGCAAGAAAATTTGCGATTATGGGAACGTTGCCTTTGGGTTGCTTACCAGGAGCAAGCAACGCTATTGGAGGGATATGTCTAGAACCCGCAAACGCAGTCGCTAGACTCTTTAACCAGAAGCTAGCAAACGAAGTCAACAATCTGAACTCAGTGCTCCCAGGCTCTCGTTCCATCTACATCGACATGTATAATCCTCTTCTTGAACTCGTCATCAACCCACTAAGATCAGGTTattgttcttttcttttggatatttttttttccattgaaACTGTGACTGCAttaatcatttctttttttttaataagtttttttcatGGCCATGCATAATATAGTTTGGGTTCCTTTTAGGATTTACGTGGTCAACTTGGCCTTGCTGTTGTTCTCCTGCGGCTCCGGTACCGTGCTTGGATACATCTCGACATGTGTTTTGGGACATTGCTCACCCAACGGAGAAAGCTTATCAAACTATTATCCCTCCGATTATTCAACAAATCCAACAAAGCTTCGCTTGATGTGGGTGTCTTCGTCTCAGCAATTAATCTATTTTACGTGCTTGTACCGTATTTGTTCTTCTTATGACTGTTAATGTTGCGTATCTTATCTATGAATATATCTAActgtttacatttttaaaaaaagtcaATACTGTATTGATCCTAGCTATTCAGAAATTCCCTGGATAGACACCGAAAAAAAATCCATCCTCTTCTACTATatggatgatatatatatttttgtcagCCATGGGTGAAATATTATGATTGTTTGTGTGAACATATTAACAAGAGCAAACAACTTGCACCTCTCTTATACTTCATTGGCCTTCTTTTGCCAAGTATCCTGCTCTTTTATAAGCTTTCTGTTAACCTGAAACCCAATGTTAATAGCTTTGTAGCGTAGATAGTACGCACAATGAAACATGTCACGCATGGAACAATGATCAAAAGATAACAAGGCAGAGAGTCTCTTACTTTTACTTAAGATAAGGTCGTTATTATGGTTTTTTTCTTGTAGTTAATGGGattcaaaaataatttctttGTGCCATTAAATACTCTCTTCGATTTTTGGGGACTTTTAAAAggttaagacaaaaaaaaaaaaggcgagAGTTTCTTAAAACATTACACCGAgcttttataaaatttagtcATCTTATTATTTTTGTCGGAAATATGATATGTAGTCGTGAAGTCCACATGTTAATTTGTTCTCATTTTGACCTAGTTCGAAGACTATTAAAAAGGCTAGCACCAAACTACCCGCCACATTGCAAGTTTGTGAGCAGCACAAAGTTTGTGAAGACATTTCTACTTGTTTTGTGGagttcaaataaaaatttatagagTTATCCAATTATCTTAAAAagtttataggaaaaaaaataaaaatcaaagtcTATATCAACACAAAGAAGaagatttatcaaaatattaaggATTCAGTGGCGTGGTTGCCTCCGAAGATCAAGAGAGGGTGATCAGGTCCACTGACATCCTGGTTTATAAGTTGgtcaatatttaaatttaatgtgatgctcatgtttctttctttttcttgttaaactttaaggtcaaacaaaaaaacttggGAAAATATAGAAATACACATATGCATCATGTCCAATAAAGAATCTCGAAAGCCGGTACACTTTTTATGGACTTTTGTCAAAGCACATACATTTTGTGGATATCTACCGACTACCGTTTATTATAAGTACAGTGCTGATTCATGATACTTTGCAAAATACAAATCTACTCAAAAGTCCAAACTCTAAGGATAAGATCGGAGTATAACATGCACATCAGTCTCCAGTGCTTCTTATAAGGCTTTAAATGGTGATTCTCGTCCCGTCCCGCCCtacagttaacagtaacaaaaatctttacctatactatatatctaaacatttttataattgttagaACCGCACTGCAGTTGAACCGCTTGTCCCACACCGTTCGAACCGCAATCACTATTCGGAGCCTAAGTTCAAGTGGAGTATAAACAGTTTAGAATATAAactgttatatatttaaaattcaaaataattaaatattggaAGAATCTTGCATGAAATCATCAAATCCATTAGTTTATGTTACACTTTTCACTTTTATCTTTCGTGTAAACTTATCCACAAGTTTTGGATTTTGTTGTTTAGTCTTCTTAAAGAGCCATTTGTGAATACTCAAAGCCGCATCATGATTAATTTATCGAATATACATACAAACATTATGTACTCAACTATGTAAATATTATTCAACTAAAAAGTGCATATAAACTATGTATACAACCCCTTGGTTAAGCTTCAAAACATCAAGTTGTAATGTGGTTAGAATGGTTATGGCCTTATGAGATGTCTACATTACTAGTTAGCATGgatatctatatttttgaaaacatgTATAGTTTTGGATCCGAGTTCGTTTAGTAATGGGTTAATTTGCTATTTAAACGTTGATAAAAAAGAGAGTCCTATTTAAACTTGATTGGATTAGATTTGACTGCCATATGCGGCGAGCTTTCTTTGCTTCTCCGATTTAAATTAACATTTCTTTAAACtcatttgataattttataaacaatggCCAAAAACGTATGAATCAGATAACTACAAGTGGCCAAACAAGAGGGCTTGAGAGTGGATGAGGATAAGCAGCCACGTAGAGGAGGAGGTGGCTCTTGGGAAGAGTCAAGGGTCGGTTTAATTCCAATAACCGGCCTTTTTcaagtttaaaataatagtatttcAACTCTTTTTCTCTTCATACTCTGGGACCGGATTTATCACTTTTTCCACGTAGGatcaataaaaacataaacattcGTGACCTCATGGGGACAACATCCTACATGGTACccaaaataatattgttttggTGTCATCGATGCCAAAAGCTATACTATTAAAGGTCACTTTTAGTGGAAATGTAAAAGTAACAATGGAATATAATAGAGTTGGTGTGTCGAAGGTCCAGTTTCAGCACATAAAATATTGCTGATGATCTCTTGGTTAGATCCTGTTGGTATTGCTAAAACAAAAGAGTTTCTTAAACAATTAATGCGTTCTTTGTGGTTGTGTTAGAAGGCAATGCGGCTATTTGAAAATGTTTGAGGCATATTAACGCCACGTTGTTTTATAATAAGAGTGTTACATGCATTACACTTTTTAATACACATAACATACCTAAGGGTGGTCAG harbors:
- the LOC106425928 gene encoding uncharacterized protein LOC106425928 translates to MSLIWLKLLSTTNDVFPSKCFSRLSLSLSLSPILQLHSLLSPPTSLFLCLYILILKETMATENKGRPLPKFGEWDVNNPASAEGFTVIFSKASDEKKTKKASGAVPNSQRNQNSDQNNHHDSQNSKPKKKWLCFR
- the LOC125598045 gene encoding uncharacterized protein LOC125598045, which encodes MGRLKESSPVIPLLLLLLFPLLLLSQVLGESESTREGNAPEIHCSRHRSRAAWQIIQDYLTPFVERERYQIPNKCRLHPDNDLYRDQEQHKVHVDIYEWKCGYCRKSFNEEKFLDQHFATRHYNLLNTTGTKCLADLCGALHCDFVLMSSKKGKSKCNPAAAAKNRHLCESLANTCFPVSQGPAASRLHEHFLRQFCDAHTCTGKNKPFPKGGKKKSGVFYLAVSILTLMLLPLFYLLVFLHQREKRTGTQVLRRIVKTGKKTKPS
- the LOC125598054 gene encoding GDSL esterase/lipase At5g63170-like, whose product is MTIHIGTIHIGPMEMYAIGGSANLTINSQGNRFLAPGPTESSSYSKASTLAARPSSRVGDITIALGALSCKKGTHADHSPTILVSIISSSVVQAGNIPAVIAFGDSILDTGNNNDLSTLTKVNFYPYGRDFVTRQATGRFGNGRIPTDMIAEGLGVKNIVPAYRSSDLQPNDILTGVSFASGGSGLDPMTAQVQGVIWIPDQLNDFKAYIAKLNSITGDEEKTRSIISNAVYVISAGNNDLGITFVSNPARNTRYTVFSYTNMMISWTQSFMQELYNLGARKFAIMGTLPLGCLPGASNAIGGICLEPANAVARLFNQKLANEVNNLNSVLPGSRSIYIDMYNPLLELVINPLRSGFTWSTWPCCCSPAAPVPCLDTSRHVFWDIAHPTEKAYQTIIPPIIQQIQQSFA